The Niastella koreensis GR20-10 genome includes a window with the following:
- a CDS encoding PA14 domain-containing protein produces the protein MILSLALRYQKQIALFLLSISFVQITIAERVGMRYAPYRKIANYSSNVFGRSGIGDEYMPLKQQRNTEINQGDANSPLHQPAEPGGGRFIGGPTQPESQSFSSVGANNMVDLFSGDFSYNVPLLDVGGYPVNIAYHSGIGMDEEASWVGLGWNINPGTITRNMRGVPDDFNGGADTMRKVANIKPNDNWGATIGGNAEIFGLTKLKVKGTDTSATKISLDAGYSFGIFHNTYNGWGFEQSLNASLSVGSKSAGNLTGGLSLTNNTQNGITILPSLSYQFSREEGKKSPGWSAGLSVSAPYNSMTGLKGMQMGLNGDVSKTIKDSKGNSHSESFGTSRSALFFAWAPYTPYITMPMTNSNTSVTVKIGDQKKGHHASAFISGYWGSEYIASPDTSVAMPVFGYLNYQNYVGNRDAVTDFNREKEMAYREKPAIPHIGIPTYTYDVFSISGEGTGGTFRPYRGDIGYIADHRIRSKTQTNAFSGDVGFGDIVHAGVDLNFNYAYTQTGPWEAENAVGNTINFRNSHDLFEASYFRNPGEKAINTKTFYDKLGGDDVVTPALSQRDKNSPTIIAANILNRYSGKAKVGSLDVKRDSAVRTTRDKRAQVISYLTAAEASVVGLDKYIYHNKINTFDNRHCDDVSVGDTISLGVGLNGYFYPNTEFKGVPFDPIKLNETMHNDWERWNPYWCTKSGHKDIEIKHGFPADNFTARWLGRLRAPETGTYDFGVVVDDRIRMWVDDSLVIDNWKPRANSNWQQTKLNLIAGHFYKLRIEYLELGGNGFAYVHLFWRTPSGDHTKDFTKGNNSGDKDTINIKNYYPPVFTDTAIVDNVITREDRVNNFRKSSHISEIDVLNPDGRRYVYGIPVYNLEQKEVSFSVENGHGNNLTGLTAFSGVENSTQNTSGKQGYYSRQEIPAYAHSFLLTGILSPDYVDITGNGISDDDQGDAVRFNYSKTAGIASPYEWRAPYSDSANYAEGLKTYSRDDKANYISGKKELWYLHSIESKTMIATFTLQDREDLLAIHEDGTKVNNRKAYCLKEINLYSKADFLAKGTGATPIKTVHFDYTYELCRGINKFKGMGNDSGKLTLKRIWFTYNNNDKGRLNPYEFYYHNNNPRYITNATDKWGTYKDPRQNPGIINGIPVSNADYPYALQDSALAAYNAAAWTMDSIKLPSGGAIKVKYESDDYGYVQNRRATQMMQLTGFGSSKTLSNDNSLYTQDPFLKITDNLFAFVQIPVRVKSDQELFARYLDGLKKLYFRMAVNMPTDQWGSGPEYISCYADPDLAYNNGKWYGMTSDPNIMWIKVAGVSKAGDGSGGYSPLAQAAINFVKLNLPSKVDPDREPGDKFNVLTAVTNFVPLMPFVKTVINGFDNARLNMLAAHTTLARSYVRLNSPALKKLGGGIRVKSVLIYDSWDKMTRLKDKKQQQAIYGQHYDYTMVENVNGVPTRISSGVAAWEPAIGAEENPFHLPIEYQEKISVMAPAAAMYSEEPLGEAFFPGASIGYRNVRVRSIHTNKTRSANGYTESRFFTTYDFPTLWDYSVFDNDTKKRYKPALRNFLRIDAKNYLTVSQGFKVELNDMNGKLRSEATYSENDSVGLISYTENFYRVDNNAVTAKKLNNVVTTISPDGTIDTTAIIGKDVELMADMRDQTSVTIGANAEANVDIFTLPAPPTPPTPPAVVPSLIPMYQKETTQFRSAAMTKVIYRYGIIDSVVHIEKGSKVSTKNMMYDAETGDPLLTRTQNEFNDPIYQFSYPSHWVYKGIGPAYQNIDALLMHLQVRNGKITYGLNGHDATEYLIGGDELLVYSKESYGATGCAIGDTASFADSYKLWVIDSNLVHGGAPQLYLVDKNGMAFSGNDVTLKVIRSGHRNINGSVGSVTSLRSPLRMGTDNNYHLVFDTATHVVTADASEMAQYWKVADKRKTDLTKSCIATNSDSAKFAEEACGCMLPFFDHLIKNNELFVYDFSDYKTVGAIAAEIPGFDITKCSLLNNNKNELFKPVSADPSKTVYECYIGNMMVQLYRRMSSSASYYDYTVGSCTPDGVIFKKAHVDTPSPDTVTVRIAPNFSASLLSTQTCPTFKDSLTVIDSASDRLITENNLNLGGYERNALAIMDFSKIHDDVPESAEVLSARLLLQADQRGHKQTMWPNANSVNPVDNLSISLVAGWYSPIPLSGYHEEVYNSDWHREVKRTVPFQNDTIDVKEYVDGYRIGTYTATSFMLTQGATGFHADTSKCAFGEFVEPPGYLQSGYGNYYSTWYSQKYADPAKWPVIEVTYVMHPPTPDTFGLEVRYNSTRTCTDVNNSGCYSAITDTTVNPYQYGILGNFRPLRGYVYYGRRMESDPSQPIDTRTNGVIKDFAPFWILQNNQWVPSYDTTRWVWNSQTTLFNRKGFELENKDPLGRYNAGIYGYGLTLPTAVLQNSHYQEGAYEGFEDYGFETNTCDNACPVAKPFDFSAFKTGFTTAQAHTGLYSLKVDVNTGVGITADLQVASDEIVPQLTANMKSDACGDKLKGMKASKSTIVPSFAPIAGKKVLIGGWVKEDNSCLCKGYTRNHIVVSFTVGGSTNNITLNPSGNLVEGWQRYESVVDIPANATQMKVTLTASDSATTYFDDIRIHPFNAQMKSFVYNAVNLRLMAELDENNYATFYEYDDDGTLVRVKKETERGVQTIKESRSALSKEQ, from the coding sequence ATGATATTGAGTTTAGCATTACGGTATCAGAAACAGATAGCCTTGTTCCTGTTGAGCATTTCGTTTGTTCAGATAACTATAGCTGAACGGGTAGGAATGCGATATGCCCCGTACAGAAAGATTGCAAATTATTCATCCAATGTATTTGGGAGATCCGGTATTGGGGATGAATACATGCCTTTAAAGCAACAGAGAAATACCGAGATTAATCAGGGTGATGCCAACTCCCCCCTCCACCAGCCGGCGGAGCCAGGGGGAGGCCGTTTCATTGGCGGGCCCACACAACCTGAAAGCCAGTCGTTTTCATCGGTTGGCGCCAACAACATGGTTGACCTGTTCAGCGGCGATTTCAGCTACAACGTTCCTTTATTGGATGTGGGCGGTTATCCCGTGAACATTGCTTATCACAGTGGGATAGGTATGGATGAAGAGGCCAGTTGGGTGGGCCTGGGTTGGAATATCAATCCGGGTACTATTACCCGTAACATGCGGGGCGTGCCTGATGACTTCAATGGCGGGGCCGATACCATGCGAAAGGTGGCGAATATTAAACCAAATGATAACTGGGGTGCAACGATTGGTGGTAACGCGGAAATCTTTGGATTGACAAAATTAAAAGTTAAAGGTACAGACACCAGTGCGACTAAAATTAGTTTAGATGCAGGTTATAGTTTTGGCATCTTTCACAATACGTATAATGGCTGGGGCTTTGAACAATCGCTCAATGCTTCATTGAGTGTAGGCAGCAAATCTGCTGGCAACCTCACTGGTGGATTGTCGCTCACCAATAATACGCAGAATGGTATTACTATACTGCCCAGTTTGTCGTACCAGTTCTCGCGCGAGGAGGGTAAAAAGTCGCCGGGCTGGAGCGCTGGTTTAAGTGTTTCGGCGCCCTATAATTCAATGACGGGTTTGAAGGGTATGCAAATGGGATTGAATGGAGATGTTTCGAAAACGATAAAAGATAGTAAGGGTAACAGCCACAGTGAGTCCTTTGGTACCAGCCGCAGCGCATTGTTTTTCGCCTGGGCGCCTTATACGCCCTATATTACCATGCCCATGACAAATTCCAATACCAGCGTTACTGTTAAAATTGGTGATCAGAAAAAAGGGCATCATGCTTCTGCCTTCATCAGCGGGTATTGGGGCAGTGAATATATTGCGTCGCCCGACACCTCGGTGGCCATGCCGGTCTTCGGTTATCTCAATTACCAGAACTACGTAGGTAACCGGGATGCCGTAACTGACTTTAACCGCGAAAAGGAAATGGCGTACCGGGAAAAACCGGCTATTCCACATATCGGGATCCCTACCTATACCTACGATGTGTTTTCCATCTCGGGTGAAGGTACCGGTGGTACTTTCAGGCCATACCGCGGCGATATCGGTTATATTGCCGATCACCGCATCAGAAGTAAAACCCAAACGAACGCATTCAGCGGCGACGTTGGTTTTGGCGATATCGTGCATGCAGGGGTAGATCTGAATTTTAACTATGCCTATACCCAAACCGGTCCGTGGGAAGCGGAGAACGCCGTTGGTAATACCATCAATTTCCGCAATAGCCACGACCTGTTTGAAGCATCTTATTTTCGTAATCCCGGAGAAAAAGCGATCAATACCAAAACCTTTTATGATAAGCTGGGCGGCGATGATGTAGTAACGCCTGCCCTGAGCCAACGGGATAAGAACAGTCCTACCATCATTGCGGCTAACATCCTTAACCGTTACAGTGGAAAAGCAAAAGTGGGCAGCCTCGATGTGAAAAGAGACAGCGCGGTACGCACCACGCGCGACAAACGCGCCCAGGTTATTTCTTACCTGACGGCCGCCGAAGCATCGGTAGTGGGCCTTGATAAATACATTTACCACAATAAAATAAATACGTTCGATAACCGCCATTGTGATGATGTTTCCGTTGGCGATACAATAAGTTTAGGGGTGGGACTGAATGGATATTTTTATCCCAACACAGAGTTTAAAGGAGTTCCGTTTGATCCGATCAAACTAAACGAGACCATGCACAACGACTGGGAGCGGTGGAACCCTTATTGGTGTACGAAATCTGGCCATAAGGATATTGAGATTAAGCATGGTTTCCCGGCTGATAATTTTACCGCCCGCTGGCTGGGCCGCCTGAGAGCGCCCGAAACCGGTACCTATGATTTTGGTGTAGTGGTGGACGACAGGATCCGGATGTGGGTTGATGATTCTCTGGTGATAGACAACTGGAAACCCCGGGCCAACTCAAACTGGCAACAAACAAAGTTGAACCTGATCGCAGGCCATTTTTATAAGCTGAGAATAGAATACCTGGAATTGGGTGGGAACGGCTTTGCTTATGTGCATCTTTTCTGGAGAACGCCCAGTGGAGATCACACTAAAGATTTCACTAAGGGGAATAATTCGGGCGATAAGGATACGATCAATATAAAGAACTATTATCCTCCTGTATTTACCGATACGGCCATTGTGGATAATGTGATTACCCGTGAAGACCGGGTGAATAATTTCCGTAAAAGCAGTCACATTTCGGAAATAGATGTATTGAACCCGGATGGCCGCCGGTACGTATATGGTATTCCGGTATATAACCTCGAGCAAAAAGAAGTGAGCTTTTCTGTTGAGAATGGTCATGGCAATAATCTCACGGGGTTGACTGCTTTTAGCGGGGTTGAAAACAGTACGCAAAACACCAGCGGCAAGCAGGGCTATTACAGCCGCCAGGAGATCCCGGCCTATGCCCACTCCTTCCTGTTGACAGGCATTTTATCACCCGACTATGTTGATATCACAGGTAATGGGATCAGTGATGATGACCAGGGCGATGCGGTGCGATTCAATTATTCAAAAACTGCGGGTATTGCCAGTCCGTACGAATGGCGGGCGCCTTACAGCGATAGCGCCAATTATGCGGAAGGATTGAAAACCTATAGCCGTGACGATAAGGCGAATTATATCAGTGGTAAAAAAGAATTGTGGTACCTGCATTCTATTGAGTCAAAGACCATGATCGCCACCTTTACCCTGCAGGACCGCGAAGACCTGCTGGCCATTCATGAAGATGGTACCAAGGTAAATAATAGAAAAGCCTATTGCCTGAAAGAGATCAACCTGTATTCAAAGGCTGACTTTTTAGCGAAGGGTACAGGCGCCACTCCTATAAAAACAGTACACTTTGATTATACGTATGAGTTGTGCCGGGGTATAAACAAGTTCAAAGGCATGGGTAACGACTCGGGTAAATTGACCCTGAAAAGGATCTGGTTTACCTATAATAACAATGATAAAGGAAGGCTCAATCCTTATGAGTTCTATTATCATAATAATAACCCGCGCTACATAACCAATGCAACCGATAAATGGGGTACCTATAAAGATCCCCGGCAAAACCCAGGGATCATAAATGGCATTCCGGTATCAAATGCTGATTATCCTTATGCTTTACAGGATAGTGCACTGGCTGCTTACAATGCCGCCGCCTGGACCATGGATTCCATTAAACTGCCTTCAGGCGGAGCAATTAAAGTGAAGTATGAAAGTGACGATTATGGGTATGTGCAAAACAGGCGTGCCACCCAGATGATGCAGCTGACAGGCTTTGGCTCGTCAAAAACGTTGAGTAATGATAACAGCCTGTATACACAGGACCCATTTTTAAAGATCACTGATAACCTTTTTGCTTTTGTGCAAATTCCCGTTCGGGTAAAAAGCGACCAGGAGCTGTTTGCCCGGTACCTGGATGGGTTGAAGAAATTGTATTTCCGGATGGCTGTAAATATGCCCACTGACCAATGGGGCTCCGGTCCGGAATATATTTCCTGTTATGCAGACCCAGATCTGGCTTACAATAATGGTAAATGGTATGGCATGACCAGCGATCCCAATATCATGTGGATCAAAGTAGCCGGCGTGAGCAAAGCCGGCGATGGCAGCGGAGGTTATAGTCCGCTGGCCCAGGCTGCCATTAATTTTGTGAAGTTGAACCTGCCTTCCAAAGTAGACCCTGACAGGGAACCTGGTGATAAATTCAATGTGCTCACGGCTGTAACCAATTTTGTTCCCTTAATGCCATTTGTAAAAACAGTAATTAATGGCTTTGACAATGCCAGATTAAATATGCTTGCTGCTCACACCACGCTGGCCCGTTCTTATGTACGGTTAAATAGCCCTGCCCTGAAGAAACTCGGCGGTGGCATTCGCGTAAAATCTGTTCTTATTTACGACTCGTGGGATAAAATGACGCGGTTGAAAGATAAGAAGCAGCAACAGGCCATCTATGGTCAGCATTACGATTATACCATGGTGGAGAATGTAAATGGGGTGCCCACCCGCATCAGTAGTGGGGTAGCTGCCTGGGAACCTGCGATAGGCGCCGAAGAAAATCCTTTCCATCTGCCAATAGAATACCAGGAAAAAATATCTGTAATGGCCCCCGCTGCCGCCATGTATAGTGAAGAACCATTGGGTGAAGCGTTTTTCCCCGGTGCATCCATCGGTTATCGCAATGTGCGGGTAAGAAGTATTCATACCAATAAAACCCGTTCAGCCAATGGCTATACCGAATCGAGGTTCTTTACAACCTATGATTTCCCCACACTCTGGGACTACTCGGTATTTGATAACGATACCAAAAAAAGATATAAACCTGCGCTGAGGAACTTCCTGCGCATCGATGCCAAAAATTATCTCACCGTTTCGCAGGGTTTTAAAGTGGAGTTGAACGATATGAATGGAAAGCTTCGTTCGGAAGCCACCTATTCAGAGAACGATTCGGTAGGGCTTATCAGCTATACCGAGAATTTTTACCGCGTTGATAATAATGCGGTGACCGCTAAGAAGCTGAATAACGTGGTAACCACCATCAGTCCGGATGGCACGATAGATACAACCGCGATCATCGGTAAAGATGTGGAATTGATGGCCGATATGCGTGACCAGACTTCGGTGACCATTGGCGCCAATGCAGAAGCGAATGTTGACATTTTCACTTTACCTGCGCCGCCTACACCACCTACGCCGCCTGCAGTGGTGCCAAGCCTGATCCCGATGTACCAGAAAGAGACCACCCAGTTCCGCTCGGCAGCCATGACAAAAGTGATCTACCGGTACGGGATCATAGACAGTGTGGTGCATATTGAAAAGGGAAGTAAGGTGAGTACAAAAAATATGATGTACGATGCAGAAACGGGCGACCCGCTGCTTACGAGAACGCAAAATGAATTTAACGATCCCATTTACCAGTTTAGCTATCCTTCACACTGGGTATATAAGGGCATTGGGCCGGCTTACCAGAACATCGACGCCCTGCTGATGCATCTGCAGGTGAGAAATGGCAAAATAACCTATGGCCTGAATGGCCACGATGCAACCGAATACCTGATAGGCGGCGATGAACTGCTGGTATACAGTAAGGAGTCTTACGGGGCTACAGGCTGTGCAATTGGTGATACAGCGAGCTTTGCTGACAGTTATAAATTATGGGTGATAGACAGCAACCTGGTACACGGCGGCGCTCCGCAATTATACCTGGTTGACAAGAACGGTATGGCGTTCTCGGGGAACGATGTTACGCTGAAAGTGATCCGCTCGGGCCACCGGAATATAAATGGTTCCGTAGGTTCGGTAACCTCGTTGCGCAGTCCTTTGCGCATGGGTACAGACAATAACTATCACCTGGTGTTTGATACCGCCACCCATGTGGTGACTGCCGACGCCAGTGAAATGGCGCAATACTGGAAAGTGGCCGATAAAAGAAAAACTGACCTCACCAAGAGCTGCATAGCTACCAATAGTGATTCAGCCAAATTTGCAGAAGAAGCCTGCGGTTGTATGCTGCCGTTCTTTGATCACCTCATAAAAAACAATGAATTATTTGTATACGACTTCAGCGACTATAAAACGGTTGGTGCCATAGCGGCAGAGATCCCCGGCTTTGATATAACCAAATGTTCTTTGTTGAATAATAATAAGAACGAGTTATTTAAACCGGTATCAGCCGATCCCTCAAAAACAGTGTATGAGTGTTATATCGGGAACATGATGGTACAACTGTACCGTCGGATGTCTTCCAGTGCCTCCTACTACGATTATACGGTAGGCAGTTGTACGCCCGATGGCGTGATCTTCAAAAAGGCCCATGTAGATACGCCGTCGCCTGATACGGTTACGGTACGCATAGCGCCGAATTTCTCAGCAAGCCTGCTATCAACACAAACCTGTCCTACTTTCAAAGATTCGTTAACGGTGATCGACTCTGCTTCAGACAGATTGATCACGGAGAACAACCTTAACCTGGGCGGATATGAGCGGAATGCACTGGCCATTATGGATTTCAGTAAAATACATGATGATGTGCCTGAGAGCGCCGAGGTCTTGTCGGCCAGACTGTTGTTGCAGGCCGATCAACGCGGACATAAACAAACCATGTGGCCAAACGCCAACTCGGTAAATCCTGTTGATAACCTGAGCATATCGCTGGTTGCCGGCTGGTATTCACCCATTCCATTGTCTGGTTACCATGAAGAGGTATATAACAGTGACTGGCACCGCGAAGTAAAAAGAACTGTGCCCTTCCAGAACGATACCATCGATGTAAAAGAATATGTGGATGGCTACCGGATCGGTACCTATACGGCTACGTCGTTCATGCTTACACAAGGTGCAACCGGCTTCCATGCCGATACTTCAAAATGTGCATTTGGCGAGTTTGTAGAACCACCGGGTTATCTGCAAAGTGGTTATGGAAACTATTATTCAACCTGGTATTCGCAGAAATATGCTGACCCTGCCAAGTGGCCGGTGATAGAAGTAACATATGTGATGCATCCGCCAACGCCCGATACTTTTGGTTTGGAAGTAAGGTATAATTCTACCAGAACATGTACAGATGTAAACAACAGCGGTTGTTACAGCGCTATTACCGATACAACCGTTAACCCATATCAATACGGGATCCTGGGTAATTTCCGTCCGCTGCGTGGCTATGTATATTATGGCCGCCGTATGGAATCTGATCCATCGCAACCCATCGATACCCGTACCAATGGTGTAATAAAAGACTTTGCTCCGTTCTGGATCTTGCAGAACAACCAGTGGGTGCCTTCTTATGATACCACCCGTTGGGTATGGAACAGTCAAACCACCCTGTTTAACCGCAAAGGGTTTGAGCTGGAGAATAAAGATCCGTTGGGCCGGTACAATGCAGGCATCTATGGTTATGGATTAACCCTGCCGACAGCCGTATTACAAAACAGCCATTACCAGGAAGGCGCCTATGAAGGGTTTGAAGATTATGGTTTTGAAACAAATACCTGCGACAATGCCTGTCCTGTTGCCAAACCATTCGACTTCTCAGCGTTCAAAACCGGTTTCACCACCGCACAGGCGCATACGGGACTGTATAGTTTGAAGGTGGATGTAAATACCGGTGTAGGTATTACGGCCGATCTGCAGGTGGCTTCGGATGAAATAGTGCCCCAGCTCACGGCTAACATGAAGTCCGACGCCTGTGGCGACAAATTAAAAGGCATGAAGGCTTCAAAAAGCACCATTGTGCCCAGCTTTGCACCTATAGCCGGTAAAAAAGTGCTCATTGGCGGTTGGGTAAAAGAAGACAACAGCTGTTTGTGTAAAGGCTATACCCGTAACCACATTGTGGTGAGCTTTACCGTAGGCGGCAGTACAAATAATATTACGCTGAACCCTTCGGGTAACCTGGTAGAAGGCTGGCAACGGTACGAATCAGTAGTAGATATTCCGGCCAATGCTACCCAAATGAAGGTAACCCTTACGGCTTCCGATTCGGCCACTACTTATTTCGACGATATCCGTATTCATCCGTTCAATGCACAAATGAAATCATTCGTATACAATGCCGTGAACCTGCGGTTGATGGCAGAGCTGGATGAGAACAATTACGCTACCTTTTATGAATATGACGATGATGGAACGCTGGTGCGGGTGAAAAAAGAAACAGAGCGTGGTGTACAAACGATAAAAGAAAGCAGAAGCGCCCTGTCGAAAGAACAATAG